In Solanum pennellii chromosome 3, SPENNV200, a single window of DNA contains:
- the LOC107012078 gene encoding nicotinate phosphoribosyltransferase 1-like, which translates to MASAVVANGKKKLEQRGPKIGVISGPTNPMVTPLLTDLYQFTMAYAYWKAGKHNERAVFDLYFRKNPFGGEYTIFAGLEECIKLIAHYKLTEDEIAFIRKSLPPSCEDAFYNYLRGIDCSDVEIFSVPEGSVVFPKVPLMRIEGSIAVVQLLETALVNLINYASLVTTNAARHRFVAGKSKLLLEFGLRRAQGPDGGISASKYCYMGGFDATSNVAAGKLFGIPLRGTHSHAFVSSFMSLDEITERSLKHLDSPKVCKDFVCVVKTWLTKLKRSRLLGGIFSETNQSELAAFALYGLAFPGSFLALVDTYDVMRSGVPNFCAVALALNDLGYRAVGIRLDSGDLAYQSCEARKFFQTIEKEFGVPGFGKMNITASNDLNEETLDALKKQGHEVDSFGIGTHLVTCYAQPALGVVFKLVEINNQPRIKLSEDVTKVSIPCKKRCFRLYGKEGYPLVDIMTGENEPPPKVGERILCRHPFSESKRAYVVPQRVEELLKCFWPGSSEKIREDLPPLKDIRERCIEQLEQMRPDHMRRLNPTPYKVSVSAKLYDFIHFLWLNEAPVGELQ; encoded by the exons atGGCGTCCGCAGTGGTAGCTAACGGGAAGAAGAAATTAGAACAAAGAGGGCCTAAAATTGGGGTTATTAGTGGTCCGACTAATCCAATGGTGACGCCTCTTTTAACAGATCTTTATCAATTTACTATGGCTTATGCTTATTGGAAAGCTGGAAAACACAATGAACGAGCTGT GTTTGACTTGTATTTCCGTAAGAATCCATTTGGTGGTGAATATACAATATTTGCTGGGTTAGAAGAATGCATAAAGCTTATTGCTCATTACAAATTAACTGAAGATGAGATAGCTTTTATCAGAAAATCATTGCCCCCATCGTGTGAG GATGCCTTCTATAACTACCTTCGAGGAATTGACTGTTCAGATGTTGAGATATTTTCTGTACCTGAAGGTTCAGTTGTCTTTCCCAAGGTGCCGCTAATGAGGATTGAAGGGTCAATTGCT GTGGTTCAACTACTAGAAACTGCACTTGTCAATCTCATAAACTATGCATCGCTAGTCACTACTAATGCAGCAAGACATCGTTTTGTTGCGGGAAAGTCCAAGCTGCTGCTGGAATTTGGGCTTCGAAGAGCACAG GGTCCAGATGGTGGTATATCAGCTTCGAAATATTGCTACATGGGAGGATTTGATGCAACAAG CAATGTGGCAGCTGGGAAGTTATTTGGGATCCCGCTCCGTGGAACACATTCCCATGCCTTCGTTAGCTCATTTATG AGCCTAGATGAGATCACTGAGAGATCACTTAAACACCTTGATAGTCCCAAGGTTTGTAAGGATTTTGTTTGTGTAGTGAAGACGTGGCTTACTAAATTGAAG CGGTCACGCTTATTAGGTGGAATTTTCAGTGAGACAAACCAAAGTGAATTAGCAGCTTTCGCCTTATATGGGCTCGCCTTTCCTGGAAGCTTTTTGGCCCTTGTTGATACTTATGAT GTCATGAGAAGTGGTGTTCCAAATTTTTGCGCAGTTGCTCTTGCACTTAATGATTTGGG GTACAGAGCAGTTGGCATTAGATTAGATTCTGGTGATCTTGCTTATCAGTCATGCGAAGCCAGAAAATTCTTTCAAACTATTGAAAAAGAGTTTGGAGTGCCTGGTTTTGGAAAGATGAACATCACAGCTAGCAATGATCTTAATGAGGAAACATTGGATGCGCTAAAGAAACAG GGACACGAGGTTGATTCTTTTGGTATTGGAACACATTTGGTTACCTGTTACGCACAGCCTGCTCTAGGTGTTGTTTTCAAGTTGGTTGAGATAAATAATCAACCTAGGATCAAGCTTTCTGAAGATGTTACAAAG GTCTCCATTCCATGTAAAAAACGGTGTTTCAGATTGTATGGGAAGGAAGGCTACCCCCTTGTTGACATAATGACTGGTGAAAATGAGCCACCTCCTAAG GTAGGTGAACGAATTTTGTGCCGTCATCCGTTTAGTGAATCTAAAAGGGCATATGTTGTTCCCCAACGTGTTGAGGAGCTTTTAAAGTGTTTTTGGCCAGGAAGTTCAG AAAAAATACGAGAAGATCTGCCTCCATTGAAGGATATAAGGGAACGGTGTATTGAACAACTGGAGCAGATGCGGCCAGATCACATGAGAAGACTGAACCCAACACCATACAAG GTTAGCGTGAGTGCAAAGTTGTATGATTTCATCCATTTCCTCTGGCTCAACGAAGCCCCGGTTGGGGAGTTGCAATGA